One segment of Curtobacterium poinsettiae DNA contains the following:
- a CDS encoding VOC family protein — MTEPFARPTALAHVRVTVTDIHRSKAFYQQLLGTDPAIDFSDQVDEPGVREDRERFYGGSVFQLGDQVFGLRPVAPAGQTFSPDTVGLDHVSFVVGSVDELHQAAARLDAAGVEHGEVTDLGDAGMVILSVQDPDDINLELAALKE, encoded by the coding sequence ATGACCGAACCGTTCGCACGCCCGACCGCCCTGGCCCACGTCCGCGTCACCGTGACCGACATCCACCGCAGCAAGGCGTTCTACCAGCAGCTGCTCGGCACCGACCCGGCGATCGACTTCAGCGACCAGGTCGACGAGCCCGGCGTGCGCGAGGACCGCGAGCGCTTCTACGGCGGCTCCGTGTTCCAGCTCGGCGACCAGGTCTTCGGCCTCCGCCCGGTCGCTCCGGCGGGGCAGACGTTCAGCCCGGACACCGTCGGCCTCGACCACGTGAGCTTCGTCGTGGGGTCGGTCGACGAGCTGCACCAGGCCGCTGCACGCCTCGACGCCGCGGGGGTCGAGCACGGCGAGGTCACCGACCTCGGGGACGCCGGCATGGTGATCCTGTCCGTGCAGGACCCCGACGACATCAACCTCGAGCTCGCTGCTCTGAAGGAGTGA
- a CDS encoding S9 family peptidase yields the protein MSTPFSDLDQYVALPRVDGIDISPDGTRVALTVSALDADGTGYRRSIWQVPADPAEDADDAGTPAARPVRLTRSAKGEGGIAFTRTGDLLFVSARPDADATDLEAAQLWVLPATGGEARPLTRLAGGVGGVLATAAASDVVALTADLLPGAGSDSATVLEADAELRKTRKDKQVRAILHETYPVRYWDHDLGPAQTHVLTLDTAGGDTDSDAAGASAGHVRPVDRTPAPGRSLDHVSGALTPDGSALLASVGVREARGDRSTLVTIDLSSGHRTVLFDDVDVDHEMPTLSHDGRTIAWVRTVRSTPAGANQQEVWVAEIDGSDARRVATDWDRWPSELVFEHGDRALLVVADQDGRAPVFRIPLDGGAVEQLTHDDWAYSSLRVAAATGVVVALRASWAAPLHPVRIAADGTVTPLATPAPLPDVPAHLEEVETTAADGVRVRGWLVAPEGEGPHPLVLWIHGGPLNSWNQWSWRWNPMLLAARGYAVLLPDPALSTGYGLDFVNRGWNAWGQAPYTDLMAITDVVEARADIDATRTAAMGGSFGGYMANWVAGHTDRFRAIVTHASLWALEQFNGTTDSSQYWSSIFDAEGIAANDPHRFVAEITSPMLVIHGDKDYRVPIGEGLRLWSELAEHHAAPDGSMPHRFLFFPDENHWVLAPQHAVVWYETVFAFLGQHVLDQEWERPALLG from the coding sequence ATGAGCACCCCGTTCTCCGACCTCGACCAGTACGTCGCGCTCCCCCGTGTCGACGGCATCGACATCAGCCCCGACGGCACCCGCGTCGCCCTGACGGTCAGTGCGCTCGACGCCGACGGCACCGGGTACCGCCGGTCGATCTGGCAGGTGCCAGCAGACCCGGCCGAGGACGCGGACGACGCCGGCACACCCGCCGCGCGCCCGGTCCGCCTCACGCGCTCCGCCAAGGGCGAGGGCGGCATCGCCTTCACCCGCACCGGCGACCTGCTCTTCGTCTCCGCCCGGCCCGACGCCGACGCCACCGACCTCGAGGCCGCCCAGCTCTGGGTCCTGCCCGCGACCGGTGGCGAGGCCCGCCCGCTCACCCGCCTGGCCGGGGGCGTCGGTGGGGTCCTGGCCACCGCGGCGGCGTCGGACGTCGTCGCACTGACCGCCGACCTGCTGCCGGGCGCCGGGTCCGACTCCGCGACCGTGCTCGAAGCCGACGCGGAGCTCCGGAAGACCCGGAAGGACAAGCAGGTCCGCGCGATCCTGCACGAGACCTACCCGGTCCGGTACTGGGACCACGACCTCGGGCCGGCACAGACGCACGTCCTGACGCTCGACACGGCCGGCGGCGACACCGACAGCGACGCGGCCGGCGCCAGCGCCGGACACGTCCGGCCCGTCGACCGCACACCGGCCCCCGGCCGCTCGCTCGACCACGTCAGCGGCGCGCTCACGCCCGACGGCTCGGCCCTGCTGGCATCCGTGGGCGTCCGGGAGGCCCGTGGGGACCGCTCGACCCTCGTCACCATCGACCTGTCCAGCGGCCACCGCACGGTGCTGTTCGACGACGTCGACGTCGACCACGAGATGCCGACACTCAGCCACGACGGCCGGACGATCGCCTGGGTCCGCACCGTCCGCTCCACCCCGGCCGGCGCGAACCAGCAGGAGGTCTGGGTCGCCGAGATCGACGGCTCCGACGCCCGCCGCGTCGCGACCGACTGGGACCGCTGGCCGAGCGAGCTCGTGTTCGAGCACGGCGACCGCGCGCTCCTGGTGGTCGCCGACCAGGACGGTCGCGCGCCGGTCTTCCGCATCCCCCTCGACGGCGGAGCCGTCGAGCAGCTGACGCACGACGACTGGGCGTACTCGAGCCTGCGCGTGGCGGCGGCGACGGGCGTGGTGGTGGCGCTCCGGGCCTCCTGGGCGGCCCCGCTGCACCCGGTGCGGATCGCGGCGGACGGCACGGTGACCCCGTTGGCGACGCCGGCGCCCCTGCCGGACGTGCCCGCCCACCTGGAAGAGGTCGAGACGACCGCAGCCGACGGCGTCCGCGTGCGCGGCTGGCTGGTCGCGCCCGAGGGCGAGGGACCGCACCCGCTCGTCCTGTGGATCCACGGCGGACCGCTCAACTCGTGGAACCAGTGGTCGTGGCGCTGGAACCCGATGCTGCTCGCAGCCCGGGGCTACGCCGTCCTGCTGCCGGACCCCGCGCTGTCCACCGGCTACGGACTCGACTTCGTGAACCGCGGCTGGAACGCCTGGGGGCAGGCGCCGTACACCGACCTGATGGCGATCACCGACGTGGTCGAGGCGCGGGCAGACATCGACGCGACCCGCACCGCTGCGATGGGCGGGTCGTTCGGCGGGTACATGGCGAACTGGGTCGCCGGGCACACCGACCGCTTCCGCGCGATCGTCACCCACGCGAGCCTGTGGGCGCTCGAGCAGTTCAACGGCACGACGGACTCGTCGCAGTACTGGTCGTCGATCTTCGACGCCGAGGGGATCGCGGCGAACGACCCGCACCGGTTCGTGGCCGAGATCACGTCACCGATGCTCGTCATCCACGGCGACAAGGACTACCGGGTGCCGATCGGCGAGGGGCTGCGGCTCTGGTCCGAGCTCGCGGAGCACCACGCGGCGCCCGACGGCTCGATGCCGCACCGGTTCCTGTTCTTCCCGGACGAGAACCACTGGGTGCTCGCTCCGCAGCACGCCGTGGTCTGGTACGAGACGGTGTTCGCGTTCCTCGGGCAGCACGTGCTCGACCAGGAGTGGGAGCGGCCGGCGCTGCTCGGGTAG
- a CDS encoding QsdR family transcriptional regulator, translating to MYTSDSALRAFREARHTFIAGSRIDMGALAAALGVDRTSLFRWVGNRDRLLSEILWSLAVPTLDGATHAADEIGATGAARLVVVLDRFTADLIDAPYFRAFLTREPARAMRLLTTSDSDVQSRFVARVTALIEQQESSGTFDPAPLSAEELARLLVRISESFTYAEFISGETPDPDRARAAFEYVLRPDAVHATPAPPIGDR from the coding sequence GTGTACACATCGGATTCAGCGCTGCGCGCCTTCCGGGAGGCCCGTCACACCTTCATCGCCGGCTCACGGATCGACATGGGGGCGTTGGCTGCCGCACTCGGCGTCGACCGCACGTCGCTGTTCCGCTGGGTCGGCAACCGTGACCGGTTGCTGTCCGAGATCCTGTGGTCCCTCGCAGTCCCGACCCTCGACGGGGCCACCCACGCCGCCGACGAGATCGGGGCGACCGGAGCGGCCCGGCTCGTCGTCGTGCTCGACCGGTTCACCGCCGACCTGATCGACGCCCCGTACTTCCGGGCGTTCCTGACCCGCGAACCCGCTCGGGCGATGCGTCTGCTCACCACCTCGGACAGCGACGTGCAGAGCCGGTTCGTCGCCCGGGTCACCGCACTCATCGAGCAGCAGGAGTCGTCCGGTACGTTCGACCCGGCACCGTTGTCGGCCGAGGAGCTCGCACGGCTGCTCGTCCGGATCTCCGAGTCGTTCACCTACGCCGAGTTCATCTCCGGTGAGACCCCTGATCCCGACCGGGCCCGTGCGGCGTTCGAGTACGTCCTGCGGCCCGACGCGGTGCACGCCACACCCGCACCACCGATCGGAGACCGATGA
- a CDS encoding LysR substrate-binding domain-containing protein — protein MLDVRRLVLLRELSIRGTIAAVAEAVNFTPSAVSQQLSALEREAGVQLLRKAGRRLQLTPQAEVLVAAAGQVLDVLEHAQSQVEETLSSVQGRVRVAVFQSAALALMPSALHEMATEHPDVRVEMVQREPETALNETWARDFDMVIAEQYPAHAAPHLPGLDRSDLTTDAVRLALPPLDTALRPVSSLEDARTMPWVMEPRGTASRHFAEQVCRRWGFEPDVRYETADLQTQIRLVESGNAVSLMPDLMWTGRTTTCRLLELPEGPRRTIFTVVRSAGSSSPAVRALRDALERAAAAVAD, from the coding sequence ATGCTCGACGTCCGCCGTCTCGTGCTCCTCCGTGAGCTGTCCATCCGCGGCACGATCGCGGCCGTCGCTGAGGCCGTGAACTTCACCCCGTCGGCGGTCTCGCAGCAGCTGAGCGCCCTGGAGCGGGAGGCCGGCGTGCAGCTCCTCCGCAAGGCCGGGCGACGGCTGCAGCTCACCCCGCAGGCCGAGGTGTTGGTCGCCGCTGCGGGCCAGGTGCTCGACGTCCTCGAGCACGCGCAGTCGCAGGTCGAGGAGACCCTGTCGTCCGTGCAGGGCCGCGTCCGGGTCGCCGTGTTCCAGTCCGCGGCCCTCGCCCTGATGCCGAGCGCCCTGCACGAGATGGCCACGGAACACCCCGACGTCCGGGTCGAGATGGTGCAGCGGGAACCGGAGACCGCACTGAACGAGACGTGGGCTCGCGACTTCGACATGGTGATCGCCGAGCAGTACCCGGCCCATGCCGCTCCGCACCTGCCCGGGCTCGACCGCTCCGACCTGACGACCGATGCGGTCCGGCTCGCCCTGCCCCCGCTCGACACGGCCCTGCGCCCGGTGTCGTCGCTCGAGGACGCGCGCACCATGCCCTGGGTTATGGAGCCCCGGGGTACCGCGTCGCGGCACTTCGCCGAGCAGGTCTGTCGGCGCTGGGGCTTCGAGCCCGACGTCCGGTACGAGACCGCCGACCTGCAGACGCAGATCCGCCTCGTCGAGTCGGGCAACGCCGTCAGCCTGATGCCGGACCTGATGTGGACCGGTCGGACGACGACCTGTCGGCTGCTCGAGCTGCCGGAGGGCCCCCGACGCACGATCTTCACGGTGGTGCGGTCCGCGGGGTCGTCGTCCCCGGCGGTCCGCGCACTCCGCGACGCGCTCGAGCGTGCGGCAGCAGCCGTCGCCGACTGA
- a CDS encoding patatin-like phospholipase family protein yields MTDVSTPVPGSRALVLGGGGVAGIAWEVGVLVALQEAGVDLDAADLVVGTSAGSVVGAFVRNGAVQQAYDQQHTPAPTTYQEPAPIDVEAVQQHIGAALQGATGEQDARARLGQAAQQVVGGQSDDERTVTFGETLPSTEWPEKPLAVTAVDATDGTFRLLTAADGVPLPRAVAASCSVPFVWTPVTIDGRPHVDGGVRSGTNADAAAGYERVLVIACGPEGPSPCGPWLDVAVEALRAGGSSVEVVVADSASQQAFGTNSLSLATQAPSAEAGHAQGTAVAEQVAAFWAEDLASVHA; encoded by the coding sequence ATGACCGACGTCAGCACGCCCGTTCCCGGATCCAGAGCCCTCGTCCTCGGTGGCGGAGGTGTCGCCGGCATCGCGTGGGAAGTCGGTGTCCTCGTCGCCCTGCAGGAAGCCGGCGTCGACCTCGACGCCGCCGACCTCGTCGTCGGTACCAGCGCCGGCAGCGTCGTCGGCGCGTTCGTCCGGAACGGTGCCGTCCAGCAGGCCTACGACCAGCAGCACACCCCGGCGCCGACCACCTACCAAGAGCCGGCCCCCATCGACGTCGAGGCTGTGCAGCAGCACATCGGCGCAGCGCTACAGGGTGCGACCGGCGAGCAGGACGCCCGGGCTCGACTCGGTCAGGCCGCCCAGCAGGTCGTCGGCGGACAGAGCGACGACGAGCGCACGGTGACCTTCGGCGAGACGCTGCCGTCCACCGAGTGGCCGGAGAAGCCGCTCGCCGTCACCGCGGTCGACGCCACCGACGGCACCTTCCGCCTGCTGACGGCGGCCGACGGCGTGCCGCTCCCCCGCGCGGTCGCGGCCAGCTGCTCGGTGCCCTTCGTCTGGACCCCGGTCACCATCGACGGCCGCCCCCACGTCGACGGTGGTGTCCGCTCCGGCACCAACGCCGACGCCGCTGCCGGGTACGAGCGCGTGCTCGTCATCGCCTGCGGCCCCGAAGGGCCGTCACCGTGTGGGCCGTGGCTCGACGTCGCCGTCGAGGCCCTGCGCGCCGGTGGTTCCTCGGTCGAGGTCGTGGTGGCGGACAGCGCCTCCCAGCAGGCCTTCGGCACGAACTCGCTCTCGCTCGCCACCCAGGCGCCGTCGGCCGAGGCCGGACACGCCCAGGGCACCGCGGTCGCCGAGCAGGTCGCCGCCTTCTGGGCCGAGGACCTGGCGAGCGTGCACGCATGA
- a CDS encoding acyl-CoA thioesterase: MTIAEYPFRRTYPTRWNDNDMFGHVNNTIYYSAMDNASTYWFREVAGLDPFSSEWIAVLVSSSCRFVESAVWPDVIEVGMRSKHLGTTSLSWEFGLFRQSDGALLATGEFVHVIIDREGARRPVPLPAELRELVTGSMVASQPAAAD, from the coding sequence ATGACCATCGCCGAGTACCCGTTCCGTCGGACCTACCCCACCAGGTGGAACGACAACGACATGTTCGGGCACGTCAACAACACGATCTACTACTCGGCGATGGACAACGCGTCGACGTACTGGTTCCGCGAGGTCGCCGGGCTCGACCCGTTCTCGTCGGAGTGGATCGCCGTCCTGGTGTCGTCGAGCTGCCGGTTCGTCGAGTCCGCCGTCTGGCCGGACGTCATCGAGGTCGGGATGCGCTCGAAGCACCTCGGCACCACGAGCCTGTCGTGGGAGTTCGGCCTGTTCCGGCAGTCCGACGGTGCCCTGCTCGCCACGGGTGAGTTCGTGCACGTCATCATCGACCGCGAGGGCGCCCGCCGTCCGGTCCCGCTGCCCGCCGAACTCCGCGAGCTCGTGACCGGCTCGATGGTCGCGTCACAGCCCGCCGCCGCCGACTGA
- a CDS encoding acyl-CoA dehydrogenase family protein encodes MPATPLLESDFYGFQQQLTEQERASLGQLRQYLEREVAPIADEYWARAEFPMQVIAPLAELGMYGPGVPLVRQFENSAVYRGWAALELGRVDASVATFIGVQSGLAMNSIAVAGSDEQQREWLPRMATGEIVGAFGLTEPYSGSDSAKGLRTTARREGDEWVLDGEKRWIGNATFADVVVIWAKDVADGQVKGFLVTTDTAGFTATKIEDKIALRGVQNADIVMQDVRVPESRRLQNATSFRSTAEVLRLTRTEVAWQAVGIAVGAYEAALAYARERIQFGKPIAAHQLVQDLLVKSLSNITASIALCTQASAMQDAGAGGDEHSAMAKAFATAKMRETVAWCREVQGGNGIVLDKGVARFFADAEAIYSYEGTREVNTLIVGRAITGQAAFV; translated from the coding sequence ATGCCCGCGACGCCCCTGCTCGAATCGGACTTCTACGGCTTCCAGCAGCAGCTCACGGAGCAGGAGCGCGCGTCGCTCGGGCAGCTCCGGCAGTACCTCGAGCGCGAGGTCGCGCCCATCGCCGACGAGTACTGGGCGCGCGCCGAGTTCCCGATGCAGGTGATCGCGCCGCTGGCCGAGCTCGGCATGTACGGGCCGGGCGTCCCGCTCGTGCGGCAGTTCGAGAACTCGGCCGTGTACCGCGGCTGGGCGGCCCTCGAACTCGGACGCGTGGACGCGAGCGTCGCCACCTTCATCGGCGTGCAGTCCGGCCTGGCGATGAACTCGATCGCGGTCGCCGGCAGCGACGAACAGCAGCGCGAGTGGCTCCCGCGGATGGCCACGGGTGAGATCGTCGGGGCGTTCGGGCTCACCGAGCCGTACTCCGGCAGTGACTCGGCGAAGGGCCTGCGCACCACCGCCCGACGCGAGGGCGACGAGTGGGTGCTCGACGGCGAGAAGCGCTGGATCGGCAACGCCACCTTCGCCGACGTCGTCGTGATCTGGGCGAAGGACGTCGCCGACGGTCAGGTCAAGGGCTTCCTCGTCACCACCGACACCGCGGGCTTCACCGCGACCAAGATCGAGGACAAGATCGCCCTGCGCGGCGTGCAGAACGCCGACATCGTCATGCAGGACGTCCGGGTGCCCGAGTCGCGTCGGCTGCAGAACGCGACGTCGTTCCGCTCGACCGCCGAGGTGCTCCGACTGACCCGCACCGAGGTCGCCTGGCAGGCCGTCGGCATCGCCGTCGGGGCGTACGAGGCCGCGCTGGCCTACGCCCGCGAGCGGATCCAGTTCGGCAAGCCGATCGCTGCGCACCAGCTCGTGCAGGACCTGCTCGTCAAGTCGCTGTCGAACATCACGGCCTCGATCGCACTGTGCACGCAGGCCTCGGCCATGCAGGACGCCGGGGCCGGCGGCGACGAGCACTCCGCGATGGCCAAGGCGTTCGCCACCGCGAAGATGCGGGAGACCGTCGCCTGGTGCCGCGAGGTGCAGGGCGGCAACGGCATCGTGCTCGACAAGGGCGTGGCCCGGTTCTTCGCCGACGCCGAGGCGATCTACTCGTACGAGGGCACGCGCGAGGTCAACACCCTGATCGTCGGGCGGGCGATCACCGGGCAGGCCGCGTTCGTCTAG
- a CDS encoding bifunctional proline dehydrogenase/L-glutamate gamma-semialdehyde dehydrogenase — MTTLHEDSAIDHDALADQSVALVRQWLAEAETYPVDGSAKQLAGVLADPAGLDFAVGFVDGVVRPEDLAVAARKLRQIAPDAPGFLPAALRGLVRLGGGMAPVLPNVVVPIARRVLRNMVGHLIVDATDSKLGPAIAGIKRDGVRLNVNLLGEAVLGEREAARRLEGTHKLLARDDVDYVSIKVSSTVHPHSPWAFDHAVDDIVEQLRPLFQRAAAASPAKFINLDMEEYKDLDLTIAVFTKLLDEPEFLGLEAGIVLQAYLPDALAAMQELQEWSAARRARGGAGIKVRLVKGANLPMEQVEASVHGWPLATWHTKQDSDTNYKRVLDWALTPSRVENVRVGVAGHNLFDVAHAWLLAGERGVRDGIEFEMLLGMAQGQASAVKNTVGSLLLYTPVVHPGEFDVAIAYLIRRLEEGASQDNFMSAVFSLVSSPPLFAREEARFRASLEPLAQPGGLDAPPSHRVADRYAAVGRPGPGHFENTPDSDPSVGAVRAWGDAITARVASSTLGVRAVQEARVDSATALDTALGRAKAAGAVWGTWSGGARGAVLHAVGDALEANRAALIEVMASETGKTIDQADPEVSEAIDFAHFYGTLASSLDDVDGATFTPAALTLVAPPWNFPVAIPAGSTLAALAAGSAVVLKPAPPAERSGAVLASIIETALDAHGAPADVLAFLQVSENDLGQQLIASPMVDQVILTGAYETAELFRSFRPDLPLLAETSGKNAVIVTPSSDLDLAVKDVVASAFGHAGQKCSAASLVVMVGSVARSKRFRNQLLDAVASLTVGYPTDAATQMGPVIEPASGKLLDGLTKLGAGESWAVEPKQLDETGRLWSPGVRQGVRRGSEFHRTEYFGPILGMMTADSLDEAIDIVNEVDYGLTSGLHSLDPAEIGTWLSRIQAGNLYVNRGITGAIVRRQPFGGWKKSAVGAGTKAGGLNYLLGLGSWTPAPAVAASGVAVSGPVSAFVRAAEVSSEALDRSLASDEQAWSTLFGTAIDVSALSAERNIARYLPFPSVQVRLAAADEDAVPELVRVVAAALRAGTTIEVSTAATLPSSVASAIRSLPIVRSLSQTVSDEAFASSVASGPSTRVRLIGGDTSALYSAVGGRPDVAVYGGPVTEAGRLEILPFVREQAVSITAHRFGTPNHLTDDLI, encoded by the coding sequence ATGACGACGTTGCACGAGGACTCCGCCATCGACCACGACGCCCTGGCGGACCAGTCCGTCGCGCTCGTCCGACAGTGGCTCGCCGAGGCCGAGACCTACCCGGTCGACGGCTCCGCGAAGCAGCTCGCCGGGGTGCTCGCCGACCCCGCGGGACTCGACTTCGCCGTCGGGTTCGTCGACGGGGTCGTGCGACCGGAAGACCTCGCCGTCGCCGCCCGCAAGCTCCGACAGATCGCCCCGGACGCCCCCGGGTTCCTGCCCGCCGCGCTCCGCGGACTCGTCCGACTCGGCGGCGGCATGGCCCCCGTGCTGCCGAACGTCGTCGTCCCCATCGCCCGACGCGTCCTCCGCAACATGGTCGGCCACCTCATCGTCGACGCCACCGACTCCAAGCTCGGCCCGGCCATCGCCGGCATCAAGCGCGACGGCGTCCGCCTCAACGTCAACCTGCTCGGTGAGGCCGTGCTGGGCGAGCGCGAAGCCGCCCGCCGACTCGAGGGCACGCACAAGCTGCTGGCCCGCGACGACGTCGACTACGTCTCGATCAAGGTGTCCTCGACCGTGCACCCGCACTCGCCGTGGGCGTTCGACCACGCGGTGGACGACATCGTCGAGCAGCTCCGACCGCTCTTCCAGCGCGCCGCAGCCGCCAGCCCGGCCAAGTTCATCAACCTCGACATGGAGGAGTACAAGGACCTCGACCTCACCATCGCGGTCTTCACGAAGCTCCTCGACGAGCCCGAGTTCCTCGGCCTCGAAGCCGGCATCGTGCTGCAGGCGTACCTGCCCGACGCGCTCGCCGCGATGCAGGAGCTGCAGGAGTGGTCCGCCGCCCGCCGTGCCCGTGGTGGTGCCGGCATCAAGGTCCGGCTGGTCAAGGGCGCGAACCTGCCGATGGAGCAGGTCGAGGCCTCGGTGCACGGCTGGCCGCTCGCCACCTGGCACACCAAGCAGGACTCCGACACCAACTACAAGCGCGTGCTCGACTGGGCGCTCACCCCCTCGCGCGTCGAGAACGTGCGCGTCGGTGTCGCCGGGCACAACCTGTTCGACGTCGCGCACGCGTGGCTGCTCGCCGGTGAGCGCGGGGTGCGGGACGGCATCGAGTTCGAGATGCTGCTCGGCATGGCGCAGGGGCAGGCGTCGGCCGTGAAGAACACGGTCGGCTCGCTCCTGCTCTACACGCCGGTCGTCCACCCGGGCGAGTTCGACGTCGCGATCGCCTACCTGATCCGTCGTCTCGAAGAGGGCGCGTCGCAGGACAACTTCATGTCCGCGGTCTTCTCGCTGGTCTCCTCGCCGCCGCTGTTCGCCCGCGAGGAAGCACGCTTCCGCGCCTCGCTCGAGCCGCTCGCGCAGCCCGGCGGACTCGACGCACCGCCGTCGCACCGCGTCGCCGACCGGTACGCCGCCGTCGGCCGCCCCGGCCCCGGTCACTTCGAGAACACCCCCGACAGCGACCCCTCGGTCGGCGCCGTCCGCGCCTGGGGCGACGCCATCACCGCGCGGGTCGCCTCGTCGACGCTCGGTGTCCGCGCCGTCCAGGAGGCCCGGGTCGACTCCGCCACGGCGCTCGACACCGCGCTCGGCCGCGCCAAGGCCGCCGGTGCGGTCTGGGGCACCTGGTCCGGTGGCGCACGTGGCGCCGTGCTCCACGCCGTCGGCGACGCACTCGAGGCGAACCGCGCCGCGCTCATCGAGGTCATGGCGTCGGAGACCGGCAAGACCATCGACCAGGCCGACCCCGAGGTGTCCGAGGCGATCGACTTCGCGCACTTCTACGGCACCCTGGCGTCCTCGCTCGACGACGTCGACGGTGCGACCTTCACGCCCGCGGCGCTGACCCTGGTCGCGCCGCCGTGGAACTTCCCCGTGGCGATCCCCGCCGGATCGACCCTCGCTGCGCTGGCGGCCGGGTCGGCCGTCGTGCTGAAGCCCGCGCCGCCCGCCGAGCGCTCCGGGGCCGTGCTCGCCTCGATCATCGAGACCGCGCTCGACGCGCACGGGGCCCCGGCCGACGTGCTCGCCTTCCTGCAGGTGTCGGAGAACGACCTCGGGCAGCAGCTCATCGCGTCCCCGATGGTCGACCAGGTCATCCTCACCGGTGCGTACGAGACGGCCGAGCTGTTCCGCTCGTTCCGTCCCGACCTGCCGCTGCTCGCCGAGACCTCGGGCAAGAACGCCGTGATCGTCACGCCGTCGTCCGACCTCGACCTCGCCGTGAAGGACGTCGTCGCCTCGGCCTTCGGCCACGCCGGCCAGAAGTGCTCGGCCGCGTCCCTCGTCGTCATGGTCGGCTCGGTCGCCAGGTCGAAGCGCTTCCGGAACCAGCTGCTCGACGCGGTGGCCTCGCTCACGGTGGGCTACCCGACCGACGCCGCGACCCAGATGGGCCCGGTCATCGAGCCGGCCTCGGGCAAGCTGCTCGACGGCCTGACGAAGCTCGGCGCGGGGGAGTCCTGGGCCGTCGAGCCGAAGCAGCTCGACGAGACCGGCAGGCTCTGGAGCCCGGGTGTCCGACAGGGCGTCCGCCGTGGCTCCGAGTTCCACCGCACCGAGTACTTCGGCCCGATCCTCGGCATGATGACCGCGGACTCGCTCGACGAGGCGATCGACATCGTGAACGAGGTCGACTACGGCCTCACCTCGGGCCTGCACTCGCTCGACCCGGCCGAGATCGGCACGTGGCTGTCGCGGATCCAGGCGGGCAACCTCTACGTCAACCGCGGCATCACGGGCGCCATCGTCCGCCGTCAGCCGTTCGGCGGCTGGAAGAAGTCGGCGGTCGGCGCGGGCACCAAGGCCGGTGGGCTGAACTACCTGCTCGGGCTCGGGTCGTGGACGCCTGCGCCGGCGGTCGCCGCGTCCGGTGTCGCCGTGTCGGGTCCGGTCTCGGCGTTCGTCCGGGCGGCCGAGGTGAGCTCGGAGGCGCTCGACCGCTCGCTGGCTTCGGACGAGCAGGCGTGGTCGACGCTGTTCGGCACCGCGATCGACGTCTCGGCGCTCAGCGCCGAGCGGAACATCGCGCGGTACCTGCCGTTCCCGTCGGTGCAGGTGCGGCTGGCCGCTGCCGACGAGGACGCTGTCCCGGAGCTCGTCCGCGTCGTCGCCGCTGCACTCCGTGCCGGCACGACGATCGAGGTCTCCACGGCCGCGACGCTGCCGTCGTCCGTCGCCTCGGCGATCCGTTCGCTGCCGATCGTCCGCTCGCTGTCGCAGACGGTGTCCGACGAGGCCTTCGCGAGCTCGGTCGCCTCGGGGCCGTCGACCCGGGTGCGGCTCATCGGTGGCGACACCTCGGCGCTGTACTCGGCCGTCGGAGGCCGTCCGGACGTCGCGGTGTACGGCGGCCCCGTGACCGAGGCCGGGCGGCTCGAGATCCTGCCGTTCGTCCGCGAGCAGGCGGTGTCGATCACCGCGCACCGCTTCGGCACGCCGAACCACCTGACCGACGACCTGATCTGA